Proteins found in one Phycodurus eques isolate BA_2022a chromosome 18, UOR_Pequ_1.1, whole genome shotgun sequence genomic segment:
- the enpp5 gene encoding ectonucleotide pyrophosphatase/phosphodiesterase family member 5, with protein sequence MHGHLLRGGLGPLALLWTLTAPLVSLQDLRERPKLLLVSFDGFRWDYVNRVPTPNFHILMEEGVTVEQVESAYITKTLPNHYSLVTGLHAETHGIVANEMFDPVLNRSFSMETDSIYESQWWEQAEPLWVTIQKSGGRSGAAMWPGSDVTIHGMFPTRYLPYNASVRFETRVEHLVEWFSAPDKEAVDFGVLYWEEPDESGHDFGPESSLMDGVIADVDEKLGFLRNELKKAGLYGRVNLVVTSDHGMTQLFAHKIIELDEYVSRDLYTWVDKSPVVGILPKEGKLDEVYDKLADANPYMAVYRKDAIPERLHYRHNARIMPILVEAREGWTIVQNRSTPLMMGNHGYDNTLRSMQPVFLARGPAFRRNYVKPTMRSVDLYPLMCHILAVPPLPNNGSLSNIRDLLHPEPTASPPGVPTPPGPAGASHFPAVVGFLLGAMLVVGFLVVFVRQVTLKQLPSLKHTSREMSQPLLQEDLHL encoded by the exons ATGCATGGTCATCTTCTGCGTGGAGGTCTGGGCCCTCTGGCCCTCTTGTGGACCCTGACGGCACCTTTAGTTTCCCTCCAGGACTTGAGAGAGCGCCCCAAGCTGCTCCTGGTGTCCTTCGATGGCTTCCGCTGGGACTACGTGAACCGGGTTCCCACGCCAAACTTCCACATCCTGATGGAGGAAGGCGTGACGGTGGAGCAGGTGGAGAGCGCCTACATCACAAAGACCTTACCCAACCATTACAGCCTGGTGACGGGCCTCCACGCCGAGACGCACGGCATCGTCGCTAACGAGATGTTTGACCCGGTCCTCAACCGCTCCTTCTCCATGGAGACGGACAGCATCTATGAGTCCCAGTGGTGGGAGCAGGCGGAGCCCTTGTGGGTTACCATACAGAAGTCCGGCGGGCGTAGCGGCGCCGCTATGTGGCCCGGTTCAGACGTGACGATCCACGGAATGTTCCCTACTCGGTACCTCCCATACAATGCCTCAGTTCGCTTCGAGACCCGGGTGGAGCACCTGGTCGAATGGTTTTCTGCTCCTGACAAGGAGGCGGTGGATTTCGGGGTCCTGTACTGGGAGGAACCTGACGAGAGCGGGCACGATTTCGGACCAGAGAGCTCCCTGATGGACGGTGTCATCGCCGACGTGGATGAGAAACTCGGCTTCCTGCGCAATGAGCTGAAGAAGGCGGGCCTGTACGGGAGGGTCAACCTGGTGGTGACCAGCGACCACGGCATGACGCAGCTCTTCGCCCATAAGATCATCGAACTAGACGAGTACGTGAGCAGAGACCTCTACACCTGGGTGGACAAAAGTCCCGTGGTGGGAATACTGCCCAAAGAAG GGAAGCTGGACGAGGTGTACGACAAGTTGGCCGACGCCAACCCCTACATGGCGGTCTACCGGAAGGACGCCATCCCCGAACGCCTCCACTACCGCCATAATGCAAGGATCATGCCCATCCTGGTGGAGGCTCGGGAGGGATGGACCATCGTGCAGAACAGGAGCACGCCGCTCATGA TGGGAAATCACGGCTACGACAACACTCTGCGCAGCATGCAGCCCGTCTTCCTGGCCCGCGGCCCGGCCTTCCGCCGGAACTATGTGAAGCCCACCATGCGCTCTGTGGACCTGTACCCTCTCATGTGCCACATCCTGGCTGTCCCGCCTCTGCCCAACAACGGCTCCCTCTCGAATATCCGGGACCTGCTGCACCCGGAGCCCACGGCGTCCCCGCCCGGCGTCCCCACCCCCCCGGGGCCGGCGGGGGCCTCCCACTTCCCCGCGGTGGTTGGCTTCCTCCTGGGGGCGATGCTGGTTGTGGGCTTCCTGGTGGTGTTCGTGCGGCAGGTGACGCTCAAGCAGCTGCCGTCGCTCAAACACACCAGTAGGGAGATGTCGCAGCCTTTACTGCAAGAGGACTTGCACCTGTAG